A genomic window from Companilactobacillus alimentarius DSM 20249 includes:
- a CDS encoding YitT family protein, translating into MKNNKKRTSAKLLIMLVALELIAFSLNMFFEPHSIAAGGATGIAILLQAGWKIPTFISVLVINIVMLVLAYIHLDRQTTIKLAIGSFVLPLLLYITPVYNLILQSRVISIIVGSVIFGIGLAILYTLNMSSGGTTVPPMIIHKNFGVDKYISLFIIDGFVCLGNIALTDIVSFFLAVMSVGISSLAIKAFGIFHKRHIAQ; encoded by the coding sequence ATGAAGAATAATAAAAAGAGAACGTCCGCAAAACTACTAATAATGTTAGTTGCTTTGGAACTTATCGCATTTAGTCTTAATATGTTCTTCGAACCGCATAGTATAGCGGCTGGTGGTGCCACAGGTATCGCCATCTTGCTACAGGCAGGATGGAAAATCCCAACATTCATCTCGGTTCTTGTCATAAATATTGTGATGTTAGTACTGGCTTACATACATTTAGATCGACAAACCACCATTAAATTAGCAATTGGAAGTTTCGTACTTCCGTTACTGTTATATATCACACCAGTTTATAACTTAATTCTTCAAAGTAGAGTTATCTCTATAATAGTAGGAAGTGTAATTTTTGGCATTGGTCTTGCAATTCTATATACCCTCAACATGTCTAGTGGAGGGACCACTGTTCCACCAATGATTATTCATAAAAACTTTGGTGTCGACAAATACATTAGTTTATTCATTATTGATGGCTTCGTTTGTTTAGGAAATATTGCTTTAACTGACATAGTTTCATTCTTCTTAGCTGTCATGTCAGTTGGCATCTCCAGTCTAGCCATCAAGGCATTCGGTATTTTTCACAAACGACACATTGCACAGTAA
- a CDS encoding DPBB and LysM peptidoglycan-binding domain-containing protein: protein MKKVLSIALLSTVALAGVFTSTNTAQAAVSTGNNKVQVEKGDTYKSIAEANGISISALEQANGREVGGFDLIFPGETITLPSATTNTSANTDTTNNNSNTQATTQAAQAQPTTDTQSATTTDNTAQATQQSATQNTQSTQSSQNTSATTQASQTASTSTTSTSTSSGTFKISFYDPSVLGSNMGYSGVAANLSVFPKGTQLKITLADGTVLYRTVNDTGTFANSNSQQLDVAMPSSSIPSYGVTTASVEVIS, encoded by the coding sequence ATGAAAAAAGTTTTATCTATCGCTTTATTAAGTACAGTAGCATTAGCAGGGGTATTCACTTCAACAAATACTGCTCAAGCCGCAGTTTCAACTGGTAACAATAAGGTACAAGTTGAAAAGGGTGATACTTACAAGAGCATTGCTGAAGCTAACGGAATTAGTATTTCCGCTCTTGAACAAGCAAACGGCCGTGAAGTTGGCGGATTTGACTTGATTTTCCCAGGAGAAACAATTACCTTACCTAGTGCCACAACAAACACAAGTGCAAATACAGATACAACAAATAATAATTCAAATACACAAGCAACAACACAAGCAGCACAAGCACAACCAACAACTGATACTCAATCTGCTACAACAACAGATAACACTGCTCAAGCAACACAACAAAGTGCTACTCAAAATACTCAAAGTACACAGAGTTCACAAAATACTAGTGCCACAACACAAGCTAGTCAAACTGCAAGTACAAGCACTACTTCAACATCAACTTCTAGTGGTACCTTCAAGATCAGTTTCTATGATCCATCTGTTTTAGGATCAAATATGGGTTATAGTGGTGTCGCTGCTAATCTTTCAGTCTTCCCTAAGGGTACACAATTGAAGATTACTTTAGCTGACGGTACAGTATTGTACAGAACAGTTAATGATACAGGAACATTTGCTAACTCAAACTCACAACAATTAGATGTTGCTATGCCTAGTTCATCAATTCCATCATATGGTGTTACAACAGCTTCTGTTGAAGTTATTTCTTAA
- a CDS encoding MetQ/NlpA family ABC transporter substrate-binding protein: MSKYKKIGKVILLGFTALFIFVLAGCGNQNKTQTVKVGINPSDSAIWKVVKKNVKSEGINLKIVEFNDYNQPNTALVQGEVDINAYQHTFFLNSWNKAHHSDLVSIGKTVIQPMSLYSHKITKLSQLKNGAKIAIPNDASNEARALQLLEANGLLKLDSGVKLPSTKNIKENKLNLKFTTLDAAQTARSLDDVDAAIVNGNVASDAKLDPSKAVVTEKVNKKSQPWINIIVAQKKDKNNKTYKKVVKAFQTKAVAKEIKKVYGESAVPAWNK; this comes from the coding sequence ATGAGTAAATATAAAAAGATTGGCAAGGTTATCTTATTAGGCTTTACAGCATTATTTATTTTTGTATTAGCTGGTTGTGGTAATCAAAATAAAACCCAAACAGTTAAAGTAGGAATCAATCCTTCTGATTCTGCAATTTGGAAAGTTGTTAAGAAAAACGTGAAGAGTGAAGGTATCAACTTAAAGATTGTTGAGTTCAATGATTACAATCAACCCAACACAGCTTTGGTACAAGGGGAAGTGGACATCAATGCTTATCAACATACATTCTTCTTAAATTCATGGAATAAGGCACATCACAGTGATCTTGTTTCAATTGGTAAGACGGTTATTCAACCTATGTCTTTATATTCACACAAGATCACTAAGCTTAGTCAATTAAAGAATGGTGCAAAAATTGCTATTCCAAATGACGCTTCTAATGAGGCTCGTGCATTGCAGTTACTTGAAGCAAATGGTTTGTTGAAACTTGATAGTGGTGTGAAATTACCATCAACGAAGAATATCAAGGAAAACAAATTGAATTTGAAGTTTACCACACTTGATGCAGCTCAAACAGCTCGTTCACTTGATGATGTAGATGCAGCTATCGTTAATGGTAATGTTGCTAGTGATGCAAAACTTGATCCATCTAAAGCAGTTGTAACTGAAAAGGTTAATAAGAAATCACAACCATGGATCAATATTATCGTTGCTCAAAAGAAGGATAAGAACAACAAGACTTACAAGAAAGTTGTTAAAGCTTTCCAAACTAAGGCTGTTGCTAAAGAAATCAAGAAGGTTTATGGCGAAAGTGCCGTACCAGCTTGGAATAAGTAA
- a CDS encoding M20/M25/M40 family metallo-hydrolase translates to MSKLSDPLIQKSIEDLKQYIALPSVSAKNQSITETAEFLKNLLQDFGADATVWDEFEYPVVFAEIKPKKPSDTTILIYNHYDVQPEEPLDLWNSDPFKLKITDDKFIGRGVSDCKADLISRITALKIYRQEHGDLPCNIKFLVEGQEEVASRHLEDYLKKYSDKLSADLIIWESGYKNEEEQFNFTGGNKGVLCFELEATSANIDLHSSFAAVVDSATWRLAQALDALRTPEGDIKIPGFYDDVVEPTQREIDLVNKATTPDLKSKWDLQVPLLKNKSVNYNLTFNPTINIEGISGGWEGEGVKTVTPKAATAKLEFRLVPNQDPHDLFDKLTKYLNDQGFKDIKVKYLLGEKGYRWDLDSPIVDKLISTAKDFFGGKDKVEALPSSPGTGPMYLLNEYTHASIISTGVSYSKAGNHAPNENIRIQDYLDFIDFFDQFLGKLRE, encoded by the coding sequence ATGTCAAAACTATCAGATCCATTAATTCAGAAGTCGATTGAGGATTTAAAGCAATATATCGCACTACCATCCGTTTCAGCAAAGAATCAATCTATTACTGAGACAGCCGAATTCCTTAAGAATTTACTACAAGACTTTGGAGCAGACGCAACCGTTTGGGATGAATTTGAATATCCAGTTGTTTTCGCTGAGATCAAGCCAAAGAAACCTAGTGATACTACCATTCTTATTTATAATCACTACGATGTTCAACCGGAAGAACCACTGGACCTTTGGAATTCAGATCCATTTAAATTAAAGATTACTGATGACAAGTTCATTGGTCGTGGCGTTTCTGATTGTAAGGCCGATTTGATCAGTCGAATCACAGCTTTGAAGATTTATCGTCAAGAACATGGCGATCTTCCATGTAACATTAAATTCTTAGTCGAAGGACAAGAAGAAGTTGCCAGTCGTCATTTGGAAGATTACTTAAAGAAGTATTCCGATAAATTGTCTGCTGATTTGATAATTTGGGAATCAGGATATAAGAACGAAGAAGAACAATTTAATTTCACCGGTGGTAATAAAGGCGTTTTGTGCTTTGAATTAGAAGCCACTTCAGCAAATATTGATTTACATTCTTCATTTGCTGCGGTAGTTGATTCAGCCACATGGCGATTAGCTCAAGCACTGGATGCTTTGAGAACTCCCGAAGGTGATATTAAGATTCCTGGTTTCTATGATGATGTTGTAGAACCTACTCAAAGAGAAATTGATTTAGTTAATAAAGCTACTACACCAGATTTGAAATCAAAATGGGATCTACAAGTTCCATTATTGAAAAATAAATCGGTTAATTACAATTTAACTTTCAATCCTACTATTAATATAGAAGGAATCAGCGGTGGCTGGGAAGGCGAAGGAGTAAAAACTGTCACTCCTAAAGCCGCTACTGCTAAATTAGAGTTCCGATTAGTACCTAATCAAGATCCTCATGACCTATTTGATAAGTTGACAAAATATTTGAACGATCAAGGCTTTAAAGATATTAAAGTTAAGTATCTCTTAGGTGAAAAGGGTTATCGTTGGGATTTGGATAGTCCAATTGTTGATAAGTTGATTTCAACTGCTAAAGACTTCTTTGGTGGCAAGGATAAAGTTGAGGCATTGCCATCAAGTCCTGGTACTGGTCCAATGTATCTCTTGAACGAATATACTCATGCCTCAATTATTTCAACAGGTGTTAGTTATTCTAAAGCTGGCAATCATGCCCCAAACGAAAATATTAGAATTCAAGATTACTTAGATTTTATTGATTTCTTTGATCAATTCTTGGGTAAATTAAGGGAGTAA
- a CDS encoding methionine ABC transporter ATP-binding protein gives MAEQNGIIQLKDIDVTFHNEGKTIEAVKDVSINVNKGDVFGVIGYSGAGKSTLVRVINLLQKPTSGTVIVNNQNLTKLSAKDLRKSRRNIGMIFQHFNLMNSLTVYGNVDFPLRDSNLSKAERKQKIDKLLKIVGLADKAKNYPSQLSGGQKQRVAIARALANDPEILISDEATSALDPKTTTEILDLLGSLNKELGITIVIITHEMDAIKQICNRVAVMESGQLIEEGSLLSIFGNPKKQLTKDFVNTSTHIGSVLDEIRDSGIVNKLSGRLIELNYIGDSTNEPIVVELYKRFEVEANILFSNIERLQNTTVGIMLFALTGDDKKVEEAIQYLNSLNVNVKEISLKKEGK, from the coding sequence ATGGCAGAACAAAATGGGATAATTCAGCTAAAAGATATTGATGTTACCTTCCATAATGAAGGAAAAACGATTGAAGCTGTTAAAGATGTTTCGATCAACGTTAATAAAGGTGACGTTTTCGGAGTTATCGGGTACTCTGGTGCCGGGAAAAGTACTTTGGTTCGTGTAATTAATTTGTTGCAAAAGCCAACTTCTGGAACAGTAATTGTTAATAACCAGAATTTAACCAAATTAAGTGCAAAAGATTTACGGAAATCACGTCGTAATATTGGAATGATTTTCCAACATTTTAATTTGATGAATTCATTGACTGTTTACGGAAACGTCGATTTTCCACTACGTGATTCAAATTTGAGTAAAGCTGAACGTAAACAAAAAATTGATAAATTATTAAAAATTGTTGGTTTAGCTGATAAAGCTAAAAATTACCCATCACAATTATCTGGTGGTCAGAAACAGCGTGTGGCGATTGCTCGTGCTTTAGCTAATGATCCAGAAATTTTGATTTCTGATGAAGCTACTAGTGCTCTTGATCCAAAAACTACCACAGAAATCTTGGATCTACTGGGTAGCTTAAATAAAGAATTAGGAATTACCATTGTCATCATTACTCATGAAATGGATGCTATCAAACAAATCTGTAATCGTGTTGCGGTTATGGAAAGTGGACAATTGATTGAGGAAGGAAGCCTGTTGTCGATTTTTGGTAATCCAAAGAAACAACTTACGAAAGACTTTGTTAATACTTCGACACATATTGGTTCTGTTCTGGATGAAATCAGAGATAGCGGCATTGTTAACAAATTGAGTGGACGTTTGATTGAATTGAATTATATTGGTGACTCAACCAATGAGCCAATCGTTGTTGAACTTTACAAACGTTTTGAAGTTGAAGCAAACATTCTTTTCAGTAATATTGAAAGATTACAAAATACTACTGTGGGAATTATGTTATTTGCTTTAACTGGTGACGATAAAAAAGTTGAAGAAGCTATTCAATATTTAAATAGTTTAAATGTTAATGTTAAAGAAATTTCACTAAAGAAAGAAGGCAAATAA
- a CDS encoding methionine ABC transporter permease: MADLVNKFLPNVVANWEGDNGFVVAIWQTLYMTFVSALFAGIIGIILGILLVVTADDGITPHKAFYTCLDKLVNLFRSIPFIILLAVIGPFTKLIVGQTIGPTGALVPLVIGTAPFFARQVQLALVEVDHGVIEAAEAIGLSPMKIIFRVYLREGLPELIRSGTLTIISLIGLTAMAGAVGGGGLGNMAISVGYQRFENDVTIVSMLFILVLVFVIQGLGDFAVRKLEH; the protein is encoded by the coding sequence ATGGCAGATTTAGTAAATAAGTTTCTTCCTAATGTTGTTGCCAACTGGGAAGGCGATAATGGATTCGTCGTAGCTATTTGGCAAACACTTTATATGACATTTGTCAGTGCTTTGTTTGCCGGAATCATCGGGATTATTTTAGGAATTCTCTTGGTTGTTACGGCTGATGATGGAATTACACCACACAAGGCCTTTTATACATGTTTGGATAAACTAGTTAATTTATTCAGATCAATTCCATTTATTATTTTATTAGCGGTCATTGGACCATTTACCAAATTGATTGTTGGTCAAACAATTGGACCTACAGGTGCTTTGGTACCGTTGGTTATTGGAACTGCACCATTTTTTGCCAGACAAGTCCAATTAGCCTTGGTTGAAGTTGATCATGGTGTGATTGAAGCTGCTGAAGCAATCGGACTTTCACCAATGAAAATCATTTTTAGAGTTTACTTACGTGAAGGTCTTCCAGAGTTGATTCGTTCAGGGACACTAACAATTATTAGTTTGATTGGTTTAACTGCCATGGCTGGTGCCGTTGGTGGTGGTGGTCTTGGTAACATGGCTATATCCGTTGGTTATCAACGATTCGAAAATGATGTCACAATCGTTTCTATGTTATTTATTTTAGTATTGGTATTCGTTATTCAAGGACTCGGTGATTTTGCTGTTAGAAAATTAGAACATTAG
- a CDS encoding MetQ/NlpA family ABC transporter substrate-binding protein codes for MKNNKFKAILLLIVATFSLFALVGCGSSQASSNKEKTVKIGITGSDDKVLKAVAKKVKKEGINIKIVEFSDYSQPNAALDQGEIDLNAFQTVIFQNDWNKKHKTNIVSIGSTVIAPMALYSKKIKKVSQIKEGDKIAVANDATNEARGLTLLESAGLIKLDNAKVPGLKDITENKLNLKITPLDAAQTAKSMDDVTASVVNSGVANDSKLDPKTAVYREKITAKSKPYVNIISANKKDKNNATYKKIVKAYQSKDIAKVIKDEFHGYEKPAWNYKVLN; via the coding sequence ATGAAGAATAATAAATTTAAAGCTATTCTTTTATTAATTGTTGCCACATTTAGTTTGTTTGCTTTGGTAGGTTGTGGAAGTAGTCAGGCTAGTTCAAATAAAGAAAAGACTGTAAAGATTGGTATTACTGGTTCCGATGACAAGGTATTAAAGGCCGTTGCTAAGAAAGTGAAAAAAGAAGGAATCAACATTAAAATTGTTGAGTTTTCAGACTATAGTCAACCAAATGCTGCTTTGGATCAAGGGGAAATTGATTTGAATGCCTTTCAAACAGTGATTTTCCAAAATGACTGGAATAAGAAGCATAAGACCAATATTGTATCAATTGGTTCCACTGTAATCGCACCAATGGCACTTTATTCAAAGAAGATTAAAAAGGTTAGTCAAATCAAAGAAGGCGATAAGATTGCCGTCGCTAATGATGCAACCAATGAAGCTCGTGGATTGACATTACTAGAGAGTGCCGGTTTGATCAAGCTTGATAATGCTAAAGTTCCTGGTTTAAAAGATATTACTGAGAATAAATTGAATTTGAAGATTACACCTTTAGATGCTGCTCAAACAGCTAAATCAATGGATGATGTTACTGCCTCGGTTGTTAATAGTGGAGTTGCTAATGATTCTAAATTAGACCCTAAGACAGCCGTATATAGAGAAAAGATTACTGCTAAGTCAAAACCATATGTTAATATCATTTCTGCTAATAAGAAAGACAAGAATAATGCAACATATAAAAAGATTGTTAAGGCATATCAATCTAAAGATATTGCTAAGGTTATTAAAGATGAATTCCATGGATATGAAAAACCAGCTTGGAATTATAAAGTATTAAATTAA
- a CDS encoding helix-turn-helix domain-containing protein: MRDLGTVIKELRKEKHFTQKELAAGVCAQSMLSAIENNIYVPNSNLLVNLANKLMVNLDEVSLATNFPVSSKYNFNDKVDDLCNNHQYHELLQFLLQDKILNNLKTDLQIQAYYYYLGTAQLQTSALFEEIQSFELSLAGIKNQRPNTLGRLAYMSMGYIYALQGQKKLAEKNINMAFKHWDEFSYEENQNVLYYLAALIYFKLNDYQNSTAYLADGIEFIAKHNSHYMLANCYFLLARLAQAAHNDNERLEPNRRKDLFTELYSEDAFE; the protein is encoded by the coding sequence ATGAGAGATTTAGGGACGGTAATAAAAGAGTTACGTAAGGAAAAGCATTTTACACAAAAAGAATTGGCAGCTGGGGTCTGTGCTCAGTCAATGTTGTCAGCTATTGAGAATAATATTTATGTGCCTAATTCCAATCTATTGGTCAATTTAGCAAATAAGTTAATGGTGAATCTTGATGAAGTTAGTTTGGCAACTAATTTTCCTGTCAGTTCTAAATATAACTTTAATGATAAAGTTGATGACCTTTGTAACAATCATCAATATCATGAATTATTACAATTTTTATTGCAGGATAAAATTTTGAATAATTTGAAGACTGATTTACAAATTCAAGCTTATTATTACTATTTAGGCACGGCACAATTGCAAACAAGTGCTCTCTTTGAGGAAATTCAATCGTTTGAATTATCATTGGCAGGAATCAAAAATCAGAGACCAAATACTCTAGGACGTTTAGCATACATGTCAATGGGATATATCTATGCCTTGCAAGGACAAAAGAAATTGGCTGAAAAAAATATTAATATGGCCTTTAAACACTGGGATGAATTCTCTTATGAAGAGAATCAAAACGTGCTGTATTATTTAGCTGCATTGATTTATTTCAAATTAAATGATTATCAGAATTCAACGGCTTATTTGGCTGATGGGATTGAGTTTATCGCTAAACACAATTCGCATTATATGTTGGCCAATTGTTATTTTCTTCTGGCTAGGTTAGCACAAGCTGCGCACAATGATAATGAGAGATTGGAACCTAATCGTCGAAAAGATCTATTTACCGAGTTATATAGCGAAGATGCGTTTGAATAA
- a CDS encoding PspC domain-containing protein gives MHIPIKRSSNDKVFAGVIGGLAEHFQWNPTIARVLWVVLSLTPFPGIIGYLILWLLMESPDY, from the coding sequence ATGCATATTCCAATAAAACGTTCTAGTAATGATAAAGTTTTTGCAGGTGTCATCGGTGGATTGGCCGAACATTTCCAATGGAATCCAACAATAGCCAGAGTTTTGTGGGTTGTTTTATCCTTAACACCATTTCCAGGGATTATTGGTTACTTAATTCTATGGTTATTGATGGAGAGTCCAGATTATTAA
- a CDS encoding PspC domain-containing protein translates to MHIPVKRSKDNQIFGGVIAGICEKFDWNPAAGRVLYVVLSLVPGFPGIIVYLVMWLLMEKPDLN, encoded by the coding sequence ATGCACATTCCCGTAAAGAGATCAAAGGATAATCAAATATTTGGAGGAGTCATTGCTGGTATTTGTGAAAAATTTGACTGGAATCCGGCAGCTGGTCGAGTATTGTATGTTGTGTTATCGCTCGTGCCAGGATTTCCTGGAATCATCGTTTATTTGGTTATGTGGCTTCTAATGGAGAAACCAGATTTAAATTAA
- a CDS encoding Cof-type HAD-IIB family hydrolase → MSDIKLIATDIDGTLFDSHHQYNVKRFNNYLDKLHQQNIKFAIASGNSYSHLKEIFTQSPTIDAIVAENGAQILVDNKTIFEDTLNNNQLIDIDKEFNKRLNLISLCFSGVNGTYVNQDSPQTNDYYINNLVRVNRIADIDDKIFKMNIRIAEEQLDPTVKFINDNYSDSIHAAVSGFGSIDIIPAHINKAVGLKQLCDFYQISLEDVISFGDNGNDLEMLEESGIGVAMKNSGAHIQKYADLISKTDNDHDGVLNTIKDLVKF, encoded by the coding sequence TTGTCAGACATAAAATTAATTGCAACCGATATTGATGGTACCCTTTTTGATTCCCATCACCAATATAATGTAAAGCGCTTCAATAATTATCTCGATAAATTACATCAACAAAATATTAAATTTGCAATTGCCAGTGGTAATAGTTATAGTCACTTGAAAGAAATCTTTACTCAATCTCCCACAATTGACGCTATCGTAGCTGAAAATGGTGCTCAAATCCTAGTCGATAATAAAACTATCTTTGAGGACACCCTCAATAATAATCAGTTAATTGACATTGACAAAGAATTTAATAAACGTCTCAATTTAATCAGTCTTTGTTTTTCAGGAGTCAATGGCACTTATGTTAATCAAGATTCTCCACAGACAAATGATTACTATATCAACAATTTGGTACGAGTGAATCGGATTGCCGATATTGACGACAAAATCTTTAAGATGAATATTCGAATTGCTGAAGAACAACTGGATCCGACTGTTAAATTCATCAATGATAATTACAGCGATAGTATCCACGCTGCCGTCAGCGGATTTGGCAGCATTGATATTATTCCTGCCCATATCAACAAAGCCGTCGGCTTAAAACAATTGTGTGATTTCTATCAAATTTCATTAGAAGATGTCATTTCCTTTGGCGATAACGGTAATGATTTAGAAATGTTGGAGGAATCAGGTATTGGTGTTGCTATGAAAAATAGCGGTGCTCATATTCAAAAATATGCTGATCTAATTTCCAAAACTGACAATGATCACGATGGCGTACTCAATACTATCAAAGATTTAGTAAAATTCTAA
- a CDS encoding sensor histidine kinase, with translation MYNVSSLVLFGYDFIVLDFTFVLFLIFSDTKFKVRTVIMTVLFSAIISLFSGRYDSAILPVLIIIITLINYKWPKIIGNKYLLIFIFSYIVQSLIGEFSVWFARIIINTLANNRSINIFVLISIVINSVLIIITIYFYKKNIFYITKLKLSILGNNKINIMTICFLVINIIVIFSVNIIFDMNHVSGILQGLVVFILFLVFFTNLYFFYLYITLVNEKNKLQIQKQKDEEFRKYMEVANQNYNSIKKFKHDYKNILIGFEIFVERSKDQDFKDYFKKVVGYSDKVLTFNQDVMGILNNIKSKPIKSILLTKINLAKSKGIEFHCEIDERINDTVVDEIDLSRILSILLDNAIESSMDQVKKIISFAIVKYTDGFDIVVENHIDEPEKLNVNYWFIKNYSTKGNNHGEGLKGVESFVSSNDKLSLNASIKNHTVQIVLIVGDNNA, from the coding sequence ATGTACAATGTTTCAAGTTTAGTACTATTCGGTTATGACTTTATTGTTTTAGATTTTACATTCGTATTATTTTTAATATTTTCAGATACGAAATTCAAAGTAAGGACAGTCATAATGACCGTCCTTTTTTCAGCAATTATTTCTTTGTTTTCTGGACGTTATGATTCTGCAATTCTTCCAGTGTTAATAATTATAATTACATTAATCAATTATAAATGGCCAAAAATTATTGGTAATAAATATTTACTTATATTTATTTTTTCTTATATCGTACAATCGCTTATAGGAGAGTTTTCAGTATGGTTCGCTCGTATCATAATAAATACTTTGGCAAATAATCGAAGCATTAATATTTTTGTTTTAATATCCATTGTTATTAATTCAGTTCTTATTATAATTACGATTTATTTCTATAAGAAAAATATATTCTATATAACCAAATTGAAATTATCCATTCTGGGAAATAATAAAATAAATATTATGACAATTTGCTTTCTTGTAATAAATATAATCGTAATATTTTCTGTTAACATTATTTTTGATATGAACCATGTGAGTGGGATTCTTCAAGGTCTAGTTGTTTTTATACTTTTCTTAGTATTCTTTACAAATCTATATTTTTTCTATCTGTACATAACTTTAGTTAATGAAAAGAACAAGCTTCAGATTCAAAAGCAAAAAGATGAAGAATTCAGAAAGTATATGGAAGTTGCAAATCAAAATTATAATTCAATAAAAAAATTCAAACACGATTATAAAAATATTTTAATTGGTTTTGAAATTTTTGTGGAACGTTCTAAGGATCAAGACTTCAAGGATTACTTTAAGAAGGTTGTTGGATACTCTGACAAGGTACTGACATTTAATCAAGATGTAATGGGAATATTAAATAATATTAAGAGTAAGCCGATAAAGAGTATACTACTTACCAAAATAAATTTAGCCAAAAGTAAAGGTATAGAATTTCATTGTGAAATTGATGAACGAATAAATGATACCGTTGTTGATGAAATTGATTTATCTAGAATCTTATCAATTTTGCTGGATAATGCTATTGAATCCAGTATGGATCAAGTGAAAAAAATTATTAGTTTTGCTATTGTTAAATATACAGACGGGTTTGATATTGTTGTTGAAAATCATATCGATGAGCCTGAAAAATTAAACGTAAATTATTGGTTTATCAAAAATTACTCTACGAAGGGTAACAATCATGGAGAAGGACTTAAAGGTGTTGAAAGCTTTGTTTCGAGTAATGATAAATTAAGCTTGAATGCTTCAATTAAAAATCATACCGTACAAATTGTATTAATTGTGGGGGATAATAATGCTTAA
- a CDS encoding LytR/AlgR family response regulator transcription factor, protein MLKILILEDDIEQRKAIVDFMKRYIEFENIDACIDMQTDDVKRILDSVNSKDDILVFLDIEIGNDETSGIRLAENIRGVSSSINIVFITSHEEMSLLTLERRIAPLDYIVKSLKINDIEEDIRKDINLSLQLLESRVENNEKFFGYKLRNRFYKEPMDSVLYIESVPNHINRVILHTKESRIEIKDSLHNIENKYNNLFRVHKGFLVNPRSVVSLDTMTNTVFFDKAGLICCPLAIRKKGLFKKKLRSFIED, encoded by the coding sequence ATGCTTAAAATATTAATACTTGAGGACGATATAGAGCAGAGAAAAGCGATAGTAGATTTTATGAAAAGGTACATAGAATTTGAGAATATTGATGCATGTATAGATATGCAGACCGATGATGTCAAAAGAATTCTAGATTCTGTAAATTCTAAGGATGATATATTGGTTTTTTTGGATATTGAGATAGGAAATGATGAAACAAGTGGAATTAGACTTGCCGAAAATATAAGGGGAGTGTCAAGTTCAATAAATATTGTTTTTATCACATCACATGAGGAAATGTCCTTATTAACTTTGGAGCGAAGAATTGCTCCATTAGATTATATTGTTAAATCTTTGAAAATAAATGATATTGAGGAAGACATACGTAAAGATATAAATTTGTCATTACAACTTTTAGAATCTAGAGTTGAAAATAATGAAAAATTCTTTGGGTATAAACTTAGAAATCGATTTTACAAGGAGCCAATGGATTCTGTTCTATATATTGAATCGGTTCCTAATCATATTAATAGAGTTATTTTACATACTAAAGAATCACGTATTGAGATAAAAGATTCCTTACATAATATTGAGAATAAATATAATAATTTATTTAGGGTTCATAAAGGATTTTTAGTAAATCCTAGAAGCGTTGTAAGTCTTGATACAATGACAAATACCGTGTTTTTTGATAAGGCTGGGCTTATTTGTTGTCCGTTAGCCATTAGAAAAAAGGGATTATTCAAAAAAAAGTTGAGATCATTTATTGAAGACTAA